The DNA region aaaagagcaaatatgaaaatttgtgtATTATTATATGATGAATATATGATTATGTTGTATTCTGAATATGGTTTTTAttctaatatgatatgatgtgatatttgaaaacctttggcataacattctgtttatgttatgttttgactTTACCATGTGTGTAAAACTGTGGTCTCTGTTCGAGTTAGTAcaaatttttctatttcttgtgTACACATTTTGGAAGCAAAGTGGTATTCTGCATGGTATTTTCTATGTGCATATTCGAAGTTTCGAGAATAATAAGGGAAAGATTTTACATTTTGTTTCTACTCAGTTGGCCGTCGGGATTTGCATAACCTTATCACGGGGgttaaacatataattttatttttgatatgaTGTTTAGTTATGTTATGCCTAAGgacttttgaataaaaatatttttgataacatgctatgattctgcattctgaaactaaaaatattttgttttgcatttcaaactttgtaaatgctcatgtttacatactagtatattttctttacttactaagttattgataactcatcgcttatctctacaatatttttcaaataattttgatggttTTCAAGAGTAGGAAGTATTAGGTGAATTTGATGATCGTAGAAGAAGAAGTCCCAAAtagtataaataattattagagaGTCCTATTTactagatttattattttatgttattttgggtattttgagacatggatatttatgaatttttatgaagattttaatttgttatattaaGAGATTTCTTTGGTGTCCCTGTAAAGGAACATATATTTTGGTTTTaataagtaaatttatatttttgaagtCTTTGGagaaatataattatgttatgaGAGATGATTTTAGGTAACAAGAGCTAACTCTACGGACCTTTGGAACTGAAGTGTTATAGGTACGGTTGAAATTTACCGTGTTAGAACAATACCCGGCACGGTGGAGGTGTGTGTTTTGTATCGAGTCAAGTACCAGTCATTTCAGTCAATACCAATTGGTTTTCAGATTTCACCCCAGTGTAGGAAAAATCGATCTAGATTTCGAAATGTTAACTGAAGTGAATGACGATTTGTAATTAAGAGTGAACTCAAATGATTTTGTCATATATAAGCTTTTCTAAAACTCAAAGCCTAAGTGCTTGTTGGGAaataatttcatcccaaaattctTAAGCCCTGTTTAAAACTTAgactcaactcaattcaatctaattttaaactaaattaacatccaaatatctaaatatcaaatcactaaactcatcttaactcaaaacctATTTATACGTAAGAtctacaacttttttcaactcaacactttTTTACATGTGGGACTCATAAtctttttcaagtttctataaataaatctaaactcatcttaacatctaaacatatctaaactcatatcaatatctaaatatatttaaactcattttaggtgGGCTCCATAAAACTCGCTCCATTATCTCAACTCAccactattcataaaaaacttaatttatCTCAAATTAGTTTAACATTCAAACGGAACCTCAAacttatctaatctcattttcaaacatagtttaaatacaaaattttcaatctaatcattacaattttttaaaactaatcattacaactttattaaactttcaaataaaaaaaataataattcaacttttttaaattttaaaataaaaataatattataaaattatattataacaatatttaaactttataatattttttatccaactttttatctctcatttctcaaaaaaaaaaaaaaactaaattcaaaatatctcactactattgataaactattttattattattattcataaaattctcatatcaccTTATCTTACTCCCCTAAATAGGGGTAAAAACCGACGTATTCGGCGCGGTTTTTGGGCAAAACCGATGCCGACTAATTTTGTTAAAGAGCGAGGAGCCACCGACCGTAACTAGTTGATGGGGAATAAGAAAACTGGTTGTATCAACTCCAACAATTCTCTGTTGGTTCTCGGCCAGTTTTCAGTTATCCTAGTAGCTTAATTTGcctctgagagagagaaagagaaagagagctGGTGCAACGGATGCGAGGAACGGAGaaagaagaagtgaagaagTTAGAGGTTGAAGATGATCTCATCTTGAAATAACGCCGTTTGGTTTAAAATCAAACGacgttgttttaattttttttttcatacgtCTTATATCAAACTATGTTGTTTTAATTATCTGTTGTATATTATACATAACAAATAACATTGTTTCACTTAAACTTATGTGAAACACCATAATTTTGActacctatatgaaaaaaaaaaggttttattGGTTCGGTAGAATCTACGATTGCTGCCGAATCTACGTTGgttggttttaaatatattcCACCAATTCACCACCGGTTCCGGCCAGCTTCTCACACGGCCAGTCAGTTGGTGACCGATTTTTCGATTTTCTGTACACCCCTTCCTGAACTGCCCTTAGGGGCGTTTTCGGTTTTTCAAGTTTTTCCTCTCCGTCAACTCTCTCTCTGGGCTTTCTTCTCCGGTTCTTCTCggttttctccatttttcagATCTACCTCTTCTCCCAACCCGCTTTTCTCAAACGCAACCCTAGCGCCACGCCACGCCAAGCCGCCGACACCGTGACACCACATCCGCCGGTCCTCCACGCCGTCGCAGATTCGCAGGGACGAGACCCATCTGCTCGTGTTGCTCCTCCGCCGCAGGTCGACGCCCACCTCCACAGTCCATTGTCAACTCCGTCACTCCACGCCGTAGGTAATATGCAATCcgccattgtcaactccacagtCCATTGTCAAAGTTATCTTGACGAtgatgttgtttatttttgttgtaaatatttatgcagtgtttatttttgttgtaatatATATGCAGTGTTGTAACTTGTAAATATTATTCAGGAAAATTATTGAAGTGTTTCAAACATATCCTGATCAATCTACATGTGACTGGGAGTAGGCCATCAAAATAAATCTCTTAGGAGCAtcggcactttttttttttcctttctaagAACGCCGGCACTTACACACTACATGGAGAGAGTGGTTGTGTGGGCTGCAATTTACACGGTACATAGAGAATTAGAAAATTTGCATACCCTCTAGTAATTCGGGAGGGGTTCGAGGGGCGTTGTAATTATAAAGATGACATCTTTTTTATAAGTGTTATAAAGATGAAGTCTTTGATTCTGCAGATATAAATAAGTCTTTGGGATAATGAATTTTCTGCTGCGACCTGCTCAAAGTGCAGCTGCGGAGGAGCTGTCTGTTCATGAATCTCCTGAAGACATGAATTATAAGACAAAACCTGCAGCAACTTTGGAAGGCCTTATAGCCGGAGATCCATATCCGCAGTATTCCACAGTTGAGGACCGAAATGGAGGGTCTATTGGAGTTGAAGGTGAAATTGGCAGTGTTGGAGGTCAATCTGCAGAAAGTGAATCTTCTTCTGTAGTGAAGCATTCTGATGTTTCTGAAGAAGAAGGATGTATTACCATTCCATGTGGTATGTCCTTGCAACTATAGTcagtttatgtattttttttcccagtAATATGATCACATGCAGACATTTACATGAATTTTGTGTATATAGTTGCATCGGATGTTCATTTTGTGTGAACTTTTGATGGATACATGCATGGGTCATGAAATCTAGTCAATTGAATTTAACAGGGAAGGTAATcattaaatgaatgaaaaaaacacTAAGTTTTCATTGGCAAATTTGTGCAATAAGTTGATCAAGCTCAGTTGCGTAGCTAGATGATTGGTGTGTGGCTATGATTTTAATCAGTATGGAGAGAGAAAGGCCATCTTTTATTAATGaatttttgagaatatttgaggtattttttggaaaaattttgaGGTGTGTTTTTTTAATGGGATTTTTGAAGGTAGATAAGAAAATTCGAATAATTTTTGTTTCGAAATACGTTTTGTATTAGAATTTGTGAAAATGTATGGGAAGAGATGGAAATTTGTTTAAATCTGTTTTTTAAgatctttttattttggttttgtgTTTTGACTTTTAAATTTTCACTGAAATATTGGCAATTGCTTAGATAAGAAgttaaaatagtatttttttttagattgaaaAGAAGTTTGGTTTAAGTTGAAATTTCTTTtggaaaatcttgaaaattggacttaaCCAAACATGGCCTTAGTATTCTGCAGCGGTTTACTGTTGATCATTGCACTCTCTAGATCAAAGGATGAAACTTGAAAGTATTTCTTCTGTTCCTTAACCCCTTGGGGGTGGCTCAAGTGCTAAGGGCCTTGGTCTTCATGGTATGCTCCCTTCTGGTCTAAGATTCAAATCCTCTTGGATGGAAACAATATCTAGGGGCTATTGAACGGGAGAaatttccccttgaattacccgaggtacACTTGCCAAGAGCCCATGCACCCTcgggattagttgggacttCGTTCTCATATACCCGATgccaattaagaaaaatttcaactacTCCTTTAGTCTTTTAAAGAAATGTCACTATTGTCTTACTATAGCAAGGGCTTTGCTATAGAAAAGCTGAGGATCCCCTGAAATTAGTTTTTGACTCAAATGCTTGATTGGTATGATcctattttttttgttagttaTATTGaagaatgagttttttttttagtcttaccattttttttttataagtaagactaaaaaaaagtaatcctattttttttttagttatattGAAGAATGAGTATTTTTTAGTCTTACTTCAACATGCTTTGTAATGTGCTGTATGAGATTCTCTTCGTAATTTACTTTTTCCTGTCCCTGTGCATCAAATGCTTGGTCTTCTTTTGTAGGCGAACTCCCCGACAATTGGAATGATGCAACAGATATTCATTCATTACGCAAAATGGACCGCTCTTTTGTTTTTCCAGgtatttatttacttctttCATTTCTTACATGTGTTGGTTCTTTTTCCATGATCAAGATGCTGCATTATTTATACGGGACCTGAATTCTATTCCTTATACAGGTGAACAAGTTCATGTCTTGGCATGCTTGTCAGCATATAAGCAGGATACCGAAATTATTACTCCGTTTAAAGTTGCTGCAGTAATGAGTAAGAATGGCAAAGGGCAAAGCCCTATGAAACAAAATGGAAAAATGAAAGATGGAACGAATTCAATGTCTGAAGAAGGGAAAAGTCCAGATGGTCAAGATATTGATAAGAATGGCGAAAGGCTATTAAAAGAGAAGATTGATCCTGTGAAGGATGTCTCTGCTGGTGAATCCCTTTTAAGAATGGAAGATCACAAAAGACAGACAGGGATATTATTGCAAAGATTTGAGAGCTCCAACTTTTTTGTTAGAATTGCAGAGTCGGGCGAGTCATTATGGTCCAAAAAAAGTTATCCCGAGAAGTCTTCAGAATCTTTGGGGATGAATGGTCAAGATTCTACTGCAAATGGAACCCAAAAAACAGCAAAAAGCATGTCTCATCTTAATGCAGTTATTGATAGAGGAAATTTTGATCCCAATATCTCTGGTGGAGTGGCAAGGAATTTTATTAAGTGTTGCTCTCTCTCTAATGGAGACATAGTGGTATGTGCCACAAACTTCTTGGTcgataaagaaaaataagttcAGATGTTTTATTTTGTACTGATTTACATCTGTTCTTGCATTCATAGTTACTCTTACATGTAGAGAGTTCATGGTGTATATTCATATGTGCCAGCATAGCATTTGGGAGTTGGATGCTATTATAACTTAAGCTAGATATTTCTCTGATACGATGTAGGTTCTATTCTGGTTTGAGAAAGCATCCTGTGTGTGATACAAAAGTGAAGATTATATATCTAGCTGTAGATTCTGTAGATGATATTATTTTCACGTTTTGAAGCTGCCAACTTGTACAACAGAATTTTGTCTCATGACTGACATGTATTTACTTTAATTAAACTGCATGATTAGTATCAAATCTCATCAGTTTTTCAACTGTGTATTAGATTTGTTAATCATTTTTACAGATCGAATATTTTGGAATCAAGTTAGCGGTAATCTCTTTATTGTCCTGCATCTGGAAACTCCATACATCATGctgaatttattattaacaacCACAAGCTAAAGATCTAAGTTTATAATTTGAGTCTGTATGGTGACTAGTAGGATTTTTCTTCTCTCCGTACACTTATACTCATATCCTAAGCTACATTGATTGTTCTATGGCTGGTGATTGACTAGCACTTCCCGGTCAATAATAGAGAGGTGTATTATTGTAAGGATGGAATGCTCGAAGATAGTCCTGATTGAGACAAAGACATTTGAGATTTCATTTGCAGGAAGTTGAGCATTGTGCATCATAGAGAGAGGACAGATGGCGACTACAAAGCTAGTAATCGATACTCCAACAGTGAATTGGGTTGTGCATTCTTTGGATGAATGCTCTCGTTCAAAAGGTAATAAGGAATTCATTAGAACAGCTAGCCCAGCTAGCAGTGCTTACAGAGCACAAAGGTCCTCTAATGACTATGGTCGACATTTGACCATAGTACAGTACAGAGCTGGAGGAAGGAGGAAGCCTTAtcatcatccttgaagaagggGATGGTAAAGGTTGGAGGAAGATGGCAATGGAGCTTTGTGCGATGTCTGGTAGTgggaaaaaatggtgagaaggaTCTGAGGGGGTTTGTTACTCTTGAACAACAACTATGCTCAAAAGCTCCAAGTGGAGGAGTTGCCCCCAAATCATATGCAGAAGCAGTAAATTGTGCCACATTAGCCATTAGAGGAGTTGCCAGGAAAATAGAGGAGATGAGAAGTGTAGGGTTGCGAAACCAGGGAATGAAGGGTAGTATGGGTATTTTGAAGGAGATAGAAGGTAACGTTAAGAAGAAGAGTAGAGAGAAGTTGGTTGTTGTGCCGAAAGCCAGGAATACTTACACAGGAAAGGATGGAGGCTCTCTGTTCAAGGGGCGAGGTGCAGAGAAAGTTTCTAATCTGAGTATCAGAGATGAACTATTTGAATTGAGGGAGTGAATCAACGTTTTAATCCACAAAATAAATCACGATATGGGCTTGGGCTCGAGATAGGGAAGACAAGCCTGTTATGCTAGGTCTAGGGGCTCATGAAAATAAGTTGGGCAAAGAAGAAATGAGGCCTATGTGGGCTGAGAAAgggaaaacaaagatgaaggaCACAATAGACCATTCGGCCTAGCAATGGCGGGTCAAAATGCCAGGTCACCCAATCTTTGAAATCAGGTCGACATTTGGAGCTACAACAACGCTGTTGGAGACGACGTCACTCAGGTCGAGGACATCACAGACAAGGTCGATCGAGGGAGGCGAACCAGCGGTTGACATCCAAGTTGTTGTGGTGGTGGAGTTGGTGCTAGCAATATGACCAATAACTATGGAGCTTGGATCTAAAGCAGAAATGCTTGTCCGGCGCGTTGGAATTGATGGGAACACCCTTATCTCTTCATAGGCACTGTCGATCATGGAAATTGAAGGTATAAGGAGCCCGGTTTTTGTTCAAAGAGTGGACTGGACTTGCGAAGAGTGTATCACGGGGGAGGAAGAGATTCCAGGCCATAGTTTGGTAGTGGTTGACTCGGTTGGGGCCTAGGGAGGGTATTTGAAGATGGTACGTCATGACTCAGACTAGTTGGGGGAGGCACAAGCAAGTCCTTGTCAATGCAGCTGCTCACTGGGAAGAACCTGCTCCACTGGTTTCTATCCACCCAAACAACAGTAGCAACATTCAGGCCTCAAATTGGGTATTACACAAGGCAAAGGAGATTTAAAGTTGTGTGGGAATCTTGTGTGAAGACTATGAGGACCAATTCATAGCTCTCTTGGCAGCAATTGAGGCTGGGCAGTCTAGGAAGCTCAATTCTTCTAAGAAGAAAgctagagaattaaaaaggctTGATTGGATAGTCAATGTTGGAGTAAGCGAGAGGAGCTCTATCCatagaagattgaaggaaaggGCAATGGAGGTtattttatgaaactaaaaattGTTTCATGGAATGTAAGGGGGCTGAATGAGAAGAGAAAGCACCTCAAAGTTAGAACCATGCTACATAAATGGAGAGTGGACATTGTATGTTTGCAAGAAACGAAATTAGAATTTATTCCCCTATGCATTATAAGGAGTTTGTGGGGTTGTCATCAAGTGGGGTGGCATAACCTACCATCCCAAGAGGCCTCGGGTGGCATCTTAGTGATGTGGGATAAAAAGGCAGTGGAAATGATGGAGGAATGTTTAGGGGATTTTATGTTGGCTTGTTCCTTTAAAAAGGTTGTAGACGGTTTTTGGTGGGCTTTCGCTGGAGTTTATGGGCCCAAATATAGATTGTACTAGAAGTTTATTATGGGATGAGCAGGCAGGACTAAGTAACATATGGGACTTACCCTGGTGTATTTGTGGTGATTTCAACATCACTCGCTTCTCGAGTGAAAGATTGGGTGGCTCTAGTTTTAACCCATCTATGGTGGATTTCTCTACTTTTATTTATGAACACGATTTACTGGATATTCCTCTTGCAGGTGGCTCTTTCACTTAGTCTGGCAACCGAGAACTCCCTTCTTGGTCAAGGATTGAAAGATATCTAGTATCACCCGAATGGGAAGCACACTATCCGGAtctcattaaaaaattactcCCTAGGTTGTGTTCAGATCACTTTCCTATCCTTCTTGATTATGGAGGTTTCCGTGGAGGCCCAAGGTACTTCTAGTTTGAGAATATGTGATTGAATTCAGAAGGATTTCTTGACAAAGTAAGACAGTGGTGGTCTTCCTATCACTTCTATGGAAAACCTAGTAATGTCTTGGCACACAAATTGAAGTCCTTGAAGAAAGATTTGAAGGTATGGAACGAGCACGTGTTTGGTGATGTGGGAGGCAAAAACAAAATACTCTTTTCGAGGAACTTAAAGGTTTGGAGGGAGTGGAAGAGGAGAGGGAACCATCTGAAGAGGAGAGGGCTAGCAAAATCCAAGTGACAATGGATATTGAAAGGGTCTCTCTATTGGAAGAAATATCTTGGAGACAAAAGTCGAGAGCACTATGGTTGGAAGAAGGGGATAAATGCACCAAGTTTTTCCACCAGTTGGCTAATTCACATAGAAGAAACAATGCCATAGAGACGCTGATGATTGATGGGGTGGCTTCCTAAAACCAAGATGAGATCTTTGATCATgttgtaaaatattatgagaatgTACTCTCGGAACAATTCTCTTGAAGACCAAGATTAGATGGGCTTACTTTCGATGTCCTTGGCTTGCAGGAAGTTTAACAGCTTGAATGGCCATTTGAAGACGGAGGTTAGGGGAGTTTTGAAAAGCAAGGCAGGTGACAAAGCTCCAGGCTTGAATGGATTCTCTATGGCTTTCTTCCAAACATGTTGGGAAGTGCTCAAAGAAGACATAATGGGGGTCTTTCATGAATTTCATGAAAGTTGGAGGTTTGAAAAAGTCCTTAATGCAACTTTTATCGAACTCATTCCAAAAAGATCGGGAGTTGTGGAGGTTAGTGATTATAGTCCCATTAGCTTGGTGGGCGGGGTGTACAAGATTCTCTCCATAGTTTTGGCAAATAGATTGAGTAAGGTGATGGATAAGTTAATATCATagcctcaaaatgcttttgtcaAAGGTAGGCAAATTCTCGACTCCGTGCTTATTGCTAACGAATATTTGGATAGTAGACTCAAGTTGGGAGAGCCGGGGCTATTGTGCAAGCTGGACATGGAAAAAGattatgatcatgtcaattggaGATTCTTGATTTACATGCTtgagagatgtggttttggtgTGAAATGGTGTACTGGGATCTATCATTGTATTTCTACGGCCTGCTTCTTGGCTTTAGTGAATGGCTCACCGAAAGGCTTTTTTGAAAGTTGATATTAGGCATTGTGGAGGGTGGTTTCATATCTGGATTCAGTAGGGGAAGCCACTACTGGCACTCTCATCTTGTCTCATctattatttgctgatgacaGACTAACTTTTTGTGGGGCTCAACATGATGAAATCCGAGCCTTGAGGGCTCTTCTTTTATGCTTTGAAGTTGTATCAGGGTTGAAAGTGAACTTGGCTAAATCATAAGTAGTGTCGGTGGGGGATGCTCCTAATGTGGAGTGTATGGCTTCCATTTTAGGATGCAAGATATTTCAGCTGCCAATGAAATACCTTGGCCTTCTGTTGGGTGCTCTGTTCAAATCAATATCTATTTGGGATAATGATCTAGAAAAAATGGAGAGGAAATTGGCTAGTTGGAAAAGGATTTATTTATCCAAAGGTGGGAGGGTCGCCCTAATCAAAAGCACTCTTTCCAACTTACCAACTTATTTCCTATCACTATTCCTGCCCCCCATCAAAGTGGCTTATTGCATGGAGAAACTTCAACGTGACTTCTTTTGTTGTTGTGTGGGGGGCGGGGGGTGATcaatgatgagtttaaatttcacTTGGTGAAATAGGCCAAAATCTGCTCTCCTATTCAAGAAGGAGGCTTGGGTATTTGGAACTTGCAGTTTTTCAGCAAAGCTTTGCTTGGTAAGTGGCTATGGAGATATCACAATGAGAGGGGGGCTTTGTGGAGAAGCGTCATTGAAGTGAAGCAAGGAGAACCATGGGAGGATGGTGTACCAAGGAGGTGAGTGGGCCTCATGGGGTGGGGCAATGGAAGCACATAAGAAGAGATTGGGACACATATTCCAGATATACATGCTTTAAACTCGGTGATggatcaaaaattaaattttggcatgatgtatgGTGTGGCGATATGGCACTCAAGAAAACTTTTCCACAAGTTTATGGCTTAGCAAGCATGAAAGAAGCCTCAATTGCGGACCTCTTCATACTCTCTAACGGCACTCCACAATGGAATGGCACATTTCTTAGgatgcacaagattgggaaattgagGCTTTTTTGGCATTTTATAACCTAGTTTACTCCAGTCAATTGTTTGAGGGAGCTGAAGATAATATCTTTTGGTGCCCTTCTAAGATAGGGAAGTTCTCAGTCCGCTCCTTATAGAAAGCCATGACAATACATGGTGCAAATTCCCATAGATGTTCCCATAGAAGAGTACTTCGAAGACAAAGGCGCCCCTAAAGGCAaagttttttgtatggacagttTCCTTGGGGAAGATTCTCACTCTAGACAATCTAAGGAAACATCGAGTCTTAGTcttggattggtgttgtatgtatAAAAATAGTGTGAGAATCGGTTGACCATCTActacttcattgtgagattgccaAGACATTGTGGAATGAAGTTTTTGCTCGGGTGGGattagcttgggtgatgccgagACGGGTAGTTGACCTCCTTGCTTCTTGGAAAACCATCCAAGGTAACTCTTAGATTGCCTCTATTTGGAATATGGTTCTAATATGTTTatggtggtgtatttggagggagaggaatgaaagaaattttgaaGATCAAGCGCGGTCAACGGAGGAGCTTAGAAGTCCatttttcaatactttactccattcgtcgattgtaattgattttcatggcTTGTCATTTCATGAATTCTTTGCATCTCTAAATTAAGCATGCATAGGCATTGCTCTTGTAAATGTCCCCgtatacttgggcttttgcctattcttttgatcaataaaatcttgtttacctatcaaaaaaatattttgatgaaaGCTACAAACAAGTATAGAATGATTTTTTTGGCAAAagctaaataattaaaaagctaGGAAATGGCTAGATAGCAAAAGGACCTTTTTGTTGCATGACGGGTGGCTAATGGAAAAAACCTGTAGTTTCTTTGATTATGATGGAAAGaatatttcaatttagattATAGTAAATACAGCATATAGCCGCAGCTATTAATGTTCCTAGTTTGGTCAAGATCTGGAGCAATCAACTATGATTTATACCATACTTGCTTTGGAGGCTAGTGATCACATGGAATCTTGTGCTTTGCATCACTAAGCAAACTAGAATCGGAAATTCAAGGATTTTGGTCATAATATAGGCCCATTGGCTGTCTATCTGGTTTTTATATGTTTTGGACCCAATCCTTCTCCATGAACATGCAAatgatttgtgtttttgttttcacCCCTTTGTTTGCTTTTCCTACTACTAAGTTTGGCAATTAGAATAAAACTAGTCATCGACCCACCTAATATGCAAGAATAATTATGGTAGAATAGTCAAGTGGCGATGAAGTCAAAGGGGTAATAACAGAGTCAATAGCTACAATATCATGAACtcgaataataataataaaatgatagaaGAGTTCAGTGGTGGGAAAGCCAGAAAGACAAGTACTAGGAAATCAATAACCACTATAAGATgcaaagtctttttttttttttttttttcctttgtattAATTTAGTAGTCATAAATGGTAGGAAACCTTTTGTCTtcaagccatatatatatatatatatatttttttttaactttatgtaaaaaaaattgagtggATTTATTGTAGAAATTAAGACTATCTTTTTAGCAAGTGAAGGGTTGGGATgggtcaataaaataaaatgaaatgatgagGTGGCTCAATAGAAATGAAGCAGTTGAATATAAGATGTTTTGCCTACCTAAAAGGGACTTGGGCTCTATTTGGGTAGTGGAGTGTTCTCtgttcttttcattattttatcattacctTTCACCtacttttcactactatttaatattttatcattatttttttactagtaTTCATAGAATATCTGATATCATCTCGTTACCTAAACGCAACCTTAATGTACAGCCTAAAATGATGGGATTTATGATGCATGAAATCCAGTTTGGTAGAACCTTGTTCTAAGTCACAAGTTTTATGTCACTCCTAGATGTGCATTTTAAGTTATTCCGCTCTCTACAAAATTTTACTGGAGGAAACATGGGGTGATGCCAGtttgtattaaaaattaatttgtaaatgTGCTTACAactaaaaacaattttttaacatagATGTGTGAGTTTAGTGCACTCACTGCAATGCTTTCTATGTTGTTTTATATTGCGTTATCCCATATTTTGGCTAACAGAGCTGAACAATGTTTTATCTTGATGCAGATTGCTGCATTTTCCACTCCTTTAGATTATTGGTTCTCATCACATTCTATTGTTTGGAAGGATGCAGGTGCTTTTGCAGGTCAATGTTGGTGTTGATTTTCTGAGAGACCCAGTCATTGAAATTCTTCAATTTGAGAAATCTCGGGACAGAAGTATGTCTTTTGGAAGCCAGGACAACTCAGTTTCTGTAACTCAGGACCCAAGTGGAGAACTGTTAAAATGGTTGCTACCCTTGGATAAcactctccctccctctcgtCCTTTATCTCCTCCTCTAATTTCTAGTTCAGGAATTAGCAGTTCATCTCAAAAGTCCACCTTTTCATCCTCGTCTGGCTCTCAACTCTTTTCTTTTGGCAATTTTAGAAGTTACTCCATGTCATCACTACCTCAAAGTACTACACCACCTCCTGGACCTCTTAAAGTTTCTAGTTCTAAGCCAAGCTTTGACCTTGAAGATTGGGATCAGTTCTCACCTCAGACGCCTTCAAAAAGTCAAAAAGCTGGAGATGAAGACCTTTTATCTTTCCGTGGTGTGGCTTTGGAGAGAGAACGTTTTTCTGTTCGCTGTGGACTTGGAGGTATCTATATACCAGGTAGAAGGTGGAGGAGAAAGCTTGAAATTATTCAACCTGTAGAAATTCATTCTT from Carya illinoinensis cultivar Pawnee chromosome 6, C.illinoinensisPawnee_v1, whole genome shotgun sequence includes:
- the LOC122313373 gene encoding uncharacterized protein LOC122313373 isoform X1 — translated: MNFLLRPAQSAAAEELSVHESPEDMNYKTKPAATLEGLIAGDPYPQYSTVEDRNGGSIGVEGEIGSVGGQSAESESSSVVKHSDVSEEEGCITIPCGELPDNWNDATDIHSLRKMDRSFVFPGEQVHVLACLSAYKQDTEIITPFKVAAVMSKNGKGQSPMKQNGKMKDGTNSMSEEGKSPDGQDIDKNGERLLKEKIDPVKDVSAGESLLRMEDHKRQTGILLQRFESSNFFVRIAESGESLWSKKSYPEKSSESLGMNGQDSTANGTQKTAKSMSHLNAVIDRGNFDPNISGGVARNFIKCCSLSNGDIVVLLQVNVGVDFLRDPVIEILQFEKSRDRSMSFGSQDNSVSVTQDPSGELLKWLLPLDNTLPPSRPLSPPLISSSGISSSSQKSTFSSSSGSQLFSFGNFRSYSMSSLPQSTTPPPGPLKVSSSKPSFDLEDWDQFSPQTPSKSQKAGDEDLLSFRGVALERERFSVRCGLGGIYIPGRRWRRKLEIIQPVEIHSFVADCNTDDLICVQVKNISPAHTPDIVVYIDAITIVFEEAFKDGPPSSLPIACIEAGNEHSLPNLALRRGEEHSFILRPATSLCKNLKVHGERSSLSSHLQTGNTASSLHLLSNTIEGKKSSSTADQYAIMVSCRCNYTASRLFFKQPTSWRPRISRNFMISVASEMSGHSPCSHGVSQLPVQVLTLQASNLTSEDLTLTVLAPASFTSPPSVVSLNSSPSSPMSPFVGFSEFNGMARLGSAPLVSDDRKENGDGGTRSVSFNEQASPASHVVPGTGMGCTHLWLQSRVPLGCVPSQSTATIKLELLPLTDGIITLDTLRIDVKEKGLTYVPEHSLKINATSSISTVII
- the LOC122313373 gene encoding uncharacterized protein LOC122313373 isoform X2 codes for the protein MNYKTKPAATLEGLIAGDPYPQYSTVEDRNGGSIGVEGEIGSVGGQSAESESSSVVKHSDVSEEEGCITIPCGELPDNWNDATDIHSLRKMDRSFVFPGEQVHVLACLSAYKQDTEIITPFKVAAVMSKNGKGQSPMKQNGKMKDGTNSMSEEGKSPDGQDIDKNGERLLKEKIDPVKDVSAGESLLRMEDHKRQTGILLQRFESSNFFVRIAESGESLWSKKSYPEKSSESLGMNGQDSTANGTQKTAKSMSHLNAVIDRGNFDPNISGGVARNFIKCCSLSNGDIVVLLQVNVGVDFLRDPVIEILQFEKSRDRSMSFGSQDNSVSVTQDPSGELLKWLLPLDNTLPPSRPLSPPLISSSGISSSSQKSTFSSSSGSQLFSFGNFRSYSMSSLPQSTTPPPGPLKVSSSKPSFDLEDWDQFSPQTPSKSQKAGDEDLLSFRGVALERERFSVRCGLGGIYIPGRRWRRKLEIIQPVEIHSFVADCNTDDLICVQVKNISPAHTPDIVVYIDAITIVFEEAFKDGPPSSLPIACIEAGNEHSLPNLALRRGEEHSFILRPATSLCKNLKVHGERSSLSSHLQTGNTASSLHLLSNTIEGKKSSSTADQYAIMVSCRCNYTASRLFFKQPTSWRPRISRNFMISVASEMSGHSPCSHGVSQLPVQVLTLQASNLTSEDLTLTVLAPASFTSPPSVVSLNSSPSSPMSPFVGFSEFNGMARLGSAPLVSDDRKENGDGGTRSVSFNEQASPASHVVPGTGMGCTHLWLQSRVPLGCVPSQSTATIKLELLPLTDGIITLDTLRIDVKEKGLTYVPEHSLKINATSSISTVII